Genomic segment of Coffea arabica cultivar ET-39 chromosome 1e, Coffea Arabica ET-39 HiFi, whole genome shotgun sequence:
AACATATTTTTACTACTTTCTGAGTAAAGGATTTATCTTTGATACAATTTGttgggaaaataaataaaaggtgCCACGAGTAATTTCTGCCTTTAGTTCAATATATAAATTTCAACTAATGAAATTGATGTATAATATTAAAGATTTGACTTTGAGAGTTGTCAAGTTTTGAGTGCAATTGTCAGATGCATTGAATTGGAGAGTTCGCGTCAGCGATGAACTTAAAAAGTTTCTATGGCTTTCTGAAGTATAATTGGCCTGGCGAAGGATAGCGTGGCTCTGGCTGGGGTATAATTGTCCCATTGAATATCAGTATAAGAACTTGATGGCGCAAGATATTCCTGCACCACATACATTCATGTAGCTTGAAACAGCACATTTAGTGGTAGATGATGATAGATTTGAATTTGAAGTTCTCTCTTCTTGCACAGCACAATGTCATCCAGAGTTTTTGGTGACCATGCAAGTGATGAAGACTGCTTTTTGGTTATCTCAAATTGTGGTTTCCATATTCTGATTGAGATTGTATAACAGTAATTTGCTGATGACACCTAATGCTAACAACTTCTTGCAGTTATGGGAAAAGTTGAAGGACAAGGTGAATCTTGGCACGGTCATGTCACGGCAGTAACTGTGTCTCCTGAATATCGAAGGCAACAATTGGCCAAGAAGCTGATGAACCTATTGGAGGATATTAGTGACAAGATGTAAGACAATGTAGTTTTGTTGAATGAAGTTGTCATCTCCTTTTTCCGGCCACCCTCTATCTtgtgataaaaggaaaaaatgtagTTGTGTTTGCTTTGCGCTCCTTAGCTTTTCGTACCCAACTACTCCCAGATGAGCGGAGGCTTGATCATGATAGGAGGACACGCTAAAAGAATATATGATTACAGCACTAGATGTATTAGTCTCTGATATCTTTCTATATTCAGATTTAGACTCTTTCATGGCCTTCTGTGTCTCTATTTTATTTGATGCGTGAAAATGTGTTTTCTTTGACTGTATAGTGTACCACGTGCTGCCAATCTAGCTTGAAATGGACTCTAGGAGAAATTTTTTTATGTATATGTTTGTATTCGAGAGTCTTGTTTTATCTACAGTTGTTCATGATGTGCTCTTCTATTTTTACTTACCAGGGTCTCTCTTTctggttttttatttttttgtcctttttctgCATGTTGCAATTGTTAGATTCTTTTGCCTCTCCCTTGAGATATAGAAGCTTCTAAGTACCTTCTAATCAGTTAGAATTGCACATAATTATCCCGGAAGTCTCGGGGTCCTGCTTTACCATTCTCTTTAGTCATTTCCTTTCATTCTCTTATGTTAGAATTGCATATAATTAGTTTTTATTAACTTGACCTTCTAAGCTGATCTTCATGCTCTAAATCTTAATTCTGATAACCACAACAAAATTTGAAGTTCATCATTCTATCATGTCACCTAGAAATTTCTTGTCAATGTGATTACTTCAGCTTTTTACTTTTGAGCCATAGTCACAGCTACTTGCAAACTTATCAACACTATATGAAGTTTACCCTCTGATTGCCcgcccccccccctccccctcttCTCTCCTCCTTTTTTTAAACAGTGATAAGGCTTATTTTGTGGACCTTTTTGTGAGAGCATCAAATACACCAGCCATAAAGATGTATGAAAAGGTAAGGCTTTTGGCCTCTCTTTTCATGTTCTTACCATACCAAATCTGCTAATAGCAGTTATCTTTGAGAGTGTTAGATTCTCATAAAATTTGCCTTCCTTTCAGCTTGGATATGTTATATATCGACGTGTACTACGATATTACTCTGGGGAAGAGGATGGCTTGGGTGAGTACCTGCATCCAATAGTTACGAGTTTTCCTTTGAACTTCACTCTTATGTTACCCCTGACTTGTCTATGTGTAACCCATTTCAGATATGAGAAAAGCATTGTCTCGGGATGTAGAAAAGAAGTCTATCATCCCCCTTAAACGTCCAGTAACTCCGGATGAATTGGAGTATGATTAGATCCTTCATTTAATTaacattaaaagaaaatatgatGCTTTGGCATGGTTGTGATTTTGCATTAGAGCATCTTGATGCGGTTGTAGTCAGGCATGTAACGATGAGCTATAAGATTTGTATTTCAGAATTTATGCCAATGTTTCGTATTCCTTCTGCTTCTG
This window contains:
- the LOC113716500 gene encoding N-terminal acetyltransferase B complex catalytic subunit NAA20; the encoded protein is MTTIRRFCCNDLLRFASVNLDHLTETFNMSFYMTYLARWPDYFHVAEAPGNRIMGYIMGKVEGQGESWHGHVTAVTVSPEYRRQQLAKKLMNLLEDISDKIDKAYFVDLFVRASNTPAIKMYEKLGYVIYRRVLRYYSGEEDGLDMRKALSRDVEKKSIIPLKRPVTPDELEYD